A region of the Candidatus Poribacteria bacterium genome:
TCACCACCGCCTGAATAAACAATAATGGCATCTGTATCGGTGAAAATCGCTGGATCTTCGGGCCACCCCTGAGAGACCACTGCCACTACGCCGTTCACATTTTTGTTTAACTGATCGGCGAGAAAGTCACACCCAGCAGGATGCTCATGCGCGCCACTGCCACGACTTCCACTTCCTGCCACCATAACAATTCGAGATTTCTTTGCCATATCTTTCGTTCTCCCATTCGGAGTATCTACTATGCTACAATTATACACGTTCTCGTTGTGGATGTCAATTTTTCAACTTGACAATCTTGCATAGCAGCCTTAAAATACCCTAAACGCAAGGTAATAAAGGAGCACCGCAATGGAGAAATTCCCCATCGTTGATACGCATGTTCACCTCTGGCACCCGGAACGGTTGAGATACCCATGGCTTACGGAAGTCCCCGCCCTCAATAGACCTTATCTCTTAAAAGACTACAACGCTGCGTCCGGCGAATTGGATATTGAATCCATCGTCTTTGTTCAGTGCGATACGCATCCCGATGATGGCTTGAAAGAGACTACCTGGGTTACCGACCTCGCAACAACAGTAGAGCCTCGGATTCAGGGTATTGTTGCATGGGCACCCCTCGAAGAGGGAGCACAGGTGGCACCCTTCGTTGAAAAACTGGCAGAGAACCCACTCGTCAAAGGTATCCGCCGTCTCATCCAATCCGAAAGCGTGGATTTTTGCATTCAACCCAACTTTGTAAGTGGTGTTAAAACACTTTCTCGCTACGGGCTCAACTTCGATATCTGTATCTTTCACCCGCAACTCGCCAATGCGATTCGGCTTGTGGAACAGTGTCCGCATGTTCAATTCATCTTAGATCACATCGGCAAACCCGACATCAAGAACCAACTGTTTGATCCATGGAAACAGGAGATTCAAACGCTTGCGACGTTCCCAAACGTCCATTGCAAAATATCGGGCTTGGTAACAGAGGCTGACTTCGAGGCATGGACACCTGCGGATCTACAACCGTATATCGAACACGTTATCACCTGCTTCGGTTTTGACCGCGTTATATACGGTAGCGATTGGCCCGTCTCTACGCAAGCCTCGGCGTATCCACGATGGGTACAGACATTGAGAGAGGCTGTATCTGGATATTCATCTGAGGAGGTGCGAAACCTTTTCAGAGATAATGCCATTAGATTTTACCGACTTGACGCATAGATACAACAGTCCCGGCAGGTGCGGTTTTGGAACCGCACTGACTGCATTCGGAATAAACGGAATTCTCCGATCTTGCGTAAGTCCTATTCCAAAAAGAAAAGGGAAGAGTGCTTTGTTCACCCCTCCCTTTTTTTATTTTTCCATTCTCTGAGCTTACGCCTATTAACCGCCCGCCTTGACTTCTCGCCGCCGCGGATGCAGCACGAATTCGGTATACCCGTTCGGGAGTTCACACCCCTTGAACACCAAGTCCAAAGCCGCTTGGAACGCGATGCTCCGATCGTAATTCGGCGACATGTCTCGATAATTCGGGTCCCCAGCGTTCTGCTCATCAACAATCTTCGCCATCCGTTGAAACGT
Encoded here:
- a CDS encoding amidohydrolase family protein, which gives rise to MEKFPIVDTHVHLWHPERLRYPWLTEVPALNRPYLLKDYNAASGELDIESIVFVQCDTHPDDGLKETTWVTDLATTVEPRIQGIVAWAPLEEGAQVAPFVEKLAENPLVKGIRRLIQSESVDFCIQPNFVSGVKTLSRYGLNFDICIFHPQLANAIRLVEQCPHVQFILDHIGKPDIKNQLFDPWKQEIQTLATFPNVHCKISGLVTEADFEAWTPADLQPYIEHVITCFGFDRVIYGSDWPVSTQASAYPRWVQTLREAVSGYSSEEVRNLFRDNAIRFYRLDA